The sequence TGGGCCCCGTAATGAGCAAAATAATATTCACGTGCGGGTTTTGCTTGAAAAACAAGCGATAGGCTTTGTCCTGCAGCAAAGACTTGAATAGTCCGAAATTTTTCTCAATTCGTTTGCGTTTAAGAATTCTGGTCGGCTGCAAAATAAGCAGATTCGAGCCAGTGAACAAAATCGGATTTTTACCGACCGCTCCGAGCACGACCGGTTTCCTTCTGAAAGGCTGCACATCCATTTCTTCGATGAATTGATCCACCGGCGTGGGGTAAAGTTCATTCTCATCTCCGGCGAATAAATGATGCAGCTTTGTGAGAATTTCCTTTCGCTCATCAGAAGGAATGGGTTTAAATTTCGCCATGTCAATGAAAGTCGTAACGATTTTGACAGCAATGGGATTGACGCCTGCTTTCCGAATCAATTTTATCCGCTGCAACGGGTTAATGACCATCTGAAACCAGAGCGGACTGTCCCAGGGAAAAAGCACTTCTATGAGCGAAAAAACTTCGCCTAAATGATGATTGGTGAAAAAGTGGTCTCGCTGCCCCTCGGTTTGTCGAAAACCTGGCGGATTGCCGTCTTCCCAATAAAAATCGTGATTGCTATTCAACACCGGAATTTCCAGCAACTCCGATACCAGCGCCATGGCAAAAGCCAGCGGCACATTTCCGGGATTGGAATTCACATTCACCGGAACCAATAGCTGAATATCGTAATCGACGACATATCTTCCCAGACGCAGCGTCAATTCCACTGTTTGTCGCCACACTTTTTTTGCCAACAAATTATATGTTTTCGATCCACGGGAAAGATGGGTGTGAAAAAGTTCGTGATAGCCGTCCCAATCGTCGAAACCCTCTCCGCCCGGCAGGACTAAAAATTCACAATTCGACGGCAACGCTTCAGGTTTAAGTTTCAGGACGCTGCCTATCCAGAAAAGACGTGGCAGTTTGTTGCCGGCTGCTGAAATGAGCCGGCTGAAAATTGCAGAATATTTTTCGATTTCAATAGTCACTCCGTCAACGCCGAAATCAAAAGTAACAAAGGCGATCCCCGACTGCAACTTTTTTTTAAACGATTTATAGGATTGAGGTATATTTTTCAAAGGTTGGCGATTATCGCGAATACGGTCCAAAAATAAGCCCATATCAAACCAGGTCCGAATATTCTCCTCCTGCAAACGCTCTTTCAGCCGCTGAAATAGCGCCTCTTTCATATCCACGCCTCCTCTCGGTTTTCGGATTCAGTTCAGAAACTGCTGAAAAGGTAGAATAACTTCTGTTCGAGGACTTCGTAGGAGAAATATTTTTTACCTAATGCAAAATTGTGTTCAGCAATCTCTCGGGCTAATTTGGGGTTGTGAATGATTTTGTTTATTTCACGAACAGCCTGGTCCGTCAAAATTCCGTCTTCGATCATTACGGTCTTGAAGCCCTTGCTCCCGATCTCAGGCCAATAAACCGGTTTGTAATTATTCACAAAAATGGGCTTCTTTGCAGCGACGCATTCCACAAACGCATTGCCGAAACCTTCGTACAAACTGAAATAGGTACAAGCAACGGCATGGGCATAAGCATCGGAAATGGAGTAAATTTTTTCGCCGGATTTTGACCGGCCGCGATAGGTATGAATTCGCCTTCTTCCAAAAATGACTTGCCGCTGCAATTTACGCTTGTCAATGATATCCAACAACTGACGAAAATAACCAAGCCGTTCATCGTCGGCAAAACTACCGGTAACGATTAACTTCACTTTTTTGTCTTCCATCGAATCAATCAAATCCAGGGCGATCTCAATCCCTTTTCTTTTCACAATTCGAGTCACCTGGAGCAATGGTATGTCATCTTTTTGCAAACCAAATTGTTCCAGCAAGTCATTGTTGTAATCGTCTGACTGGCCGTAAGGAATATTGAAATCCATCACATTGGGCACAACGATAGAGTCAATATGAAAATGCTGACCCAGATAATTTTTGGAATGACTATTAATCACAGCGTGACGCGCGTGCGGCATTTGTAAGGGAAAAGTCTTGTGAATTATTTCATTGACTTCCCTGTGCGGGCTGCGATATCGATCATCTCGCTCCCAGCTAAAATCATGATCGTGACAAACAGTTTTTATACCGGTATGTTCCACGACCTTCCTGATCCCGATTCCCATGGACAGGTGACACGGGAGCGCTGATGCATTTTCCGGCAAAATCATATCGATTTTATTTTTCATGATCCACTTGAAAATCTCAATAGCGATGGCGTCCGATGCCCGCTCCAGATGATCCAGCAATTCGTCAGGTTCATCATCGGGAAAAAAGAAAGCGCGTTTTTGTTCCCACTCGCACTCCGGCGAGGAAAAAGCCAACGGTGGATACAGAGTGCGATGGATATTATTTTGAACATGCGTGGAAAAATTGCCCGATAATACAAAAATCTCATGACCAAAACGCTGCAACACATCAATCCATTTGAGCGTTTCCAGAGAAACGCCATCGATATCCCCAAATCGTCCGATGATGATGCCGATATTCATGACTGTGCTCCTACGAAAAAAAAATGTGTTTGCTAACAATCTTTTTACCGCCTAATGCTGAAAATTTAAAATTCAAAAAACACAGAAAAGTTCCCCTCAATCGGTTCATGCGCTGAAAATTATTCTTATCAGAGAAATCAAGAAACTTTTTTCCTCAAACAGTTGTTAAAAAACTACACCACTTCTTAAAATATTTCCGTTTAATGATAACGAAAAATCCCGAAAAAGTCAAGCCAAAACAATATTTGTTCAATTATTTTTGCCCACTTCCCGCAGAAAGGAGGATTTATGGCGAAATCCACCAAAAAAGGTGAAAGTTCGGCTTTGTTAAAGCAAGAATGCAAGCAATTAAAACAGACACTGGAGTCCGTCTATTTTTCAAACATGGAAACAAACAATTCTCTGGCGATCATTCTTGCCGCCGCCGAATTTCTCATAGACAACCCGGACGCGAAACCTGCCGAAAGCAATTTAAATTTACGTATCATTGTGAATGCCGTGCAACGTATCAAAATTATCCTGCAAAATTCCGAGCAATTATTGGAACCATTCGCCTCGCAGACAACCGAAGAGACACGCCCAATCAGACTGCAAAAATTCAAAAAGCCAATCAATGTTTTGGTCGTCGATGATGATCCGCAATTCAGACACCTGCTCGACAAAGCTCTGGAAAAAGTCGGCTACACAGTCATGACCGCAGTGGATGGCGTGGAGGCTTTTGATTTGTTCCAAAAAAACAGATTCGATCTGGTGATCACTGATGTGCTCATGCCCAACGTGGACGGGATTGAATTGGTCAAAAGCTTAAAAAATGAAAATCCGTGGGTGCCGGTGATTCTCATCAGCGGATTTGAGGAAGAATCCACCATTCGCAAAAAACTGAAACGCGATGATATCTATTTTCTTAAAAAACCATTCTCTCTGCACGATCTGGAGCGGGTGATTGAAAAAATTTTGAACTTGTGATTTCCTGCAAAATTGAATTTCTTTCTGATTTTAATCGAGCGCTCAGACAAATCAAAACTGTCCGCAATAAATGGCAATTAACCCGGCGAACATGTTCAGCTTCAAAATCAGACTGAGCCGGGACAGATTTTTTTGCGATCGATCTCTCCATATAAAAAACAGAACAAGCAAAACAACCAGATCAACCACCGCCAACACGATAATCAGGTAGTAAATGCCAAAAATGTGGAAAAAATAGGGGACCAACGTCAGCGCGATCAAAAACAGATAAATGCCGCTCGACAGCGCCAGCGCTTTTTGGACGCCGTATTTTATGGGAAAAGTGACAATCCCATCGGCCTCGTCGCCGACAATGTCTTCCGTGTCTTTAATGATTTCCCGGCCCAGATGATAGAAAAAGGAAAAAATTGCCGGAATCAACGCGATCTCCAGCCGATTGACAGCAATGCCGCCGTAAATGAACGCCAGCGCCGACACCAGACTCACGCTCAAATTTCCCCACAAAATAGTTCGTTTCAGCCTCGCGCTGTATTGGTAAAGCAAAAGTGACGAAAAAACCGCCACGATGAGGGCTTTCCAATTCACAAAAATACTGATCAAAATCCCAGCGTAAAACAAGATGTGAGAAAATGTGCGCGCTTGTTTTCTGCTCATTTTCCCCGACGCAATCGGACGATTCGGTTTGTTAATACGATCAATTTCCACGTCAAAATAGTCATTAATAGCGTTCGCTGCCGCAGCGATCAATCCTCCCGACAGACTCGCCAGCAAGACCCGCCACAACGGCTGAATCGTTCCCGTGACAAACGCCCCTAAAAAAATCGACAACATGCCAATAAACACATTCAGCGGCCTGGTTAAACGAAAATATTCTTTAACTTTTTGATCCATGCTTGCACCCTTTGCTGAAAGCCCGAATTTCCCAAAATTGTCAAATCAAATTGACTGGAATCTAAAAACTCCATTGCAAAAAAGCAAGCAAATTTTTTTGAGACGGAGATGCGGTCCGCTTAAAAATGCAGCGACAACAAATTTTGACAAATTCAACGAAAACACTTTTTCATTCCGCCTGACTTGTCTTTCAATGTGGACTGGTTCTTCCCTCGTGTACCATTTCGTTCACCCAAACGTACCGCAGCGAACCCTCAATAAAAATTTTTGGACTTCCAATTATTTGTAATATATTGATTTTTAATACATTATTTTACCACAATAAGTCTGGCACAAAAATTGACCTGTTTCCGCCAGAAATCACAAACAATACTTTGGAGGTTGTCATGAAAAGAATTTTGTCTTTGTCGATTTTATCAATTTTTCTGATGATTCAAATTTCCGCATGTGCGCCGAGAGTAGTTCACGTTTCCAGAAGACCCCCGGCAAAAAAAATTGTCGTCGTAAAAAAGGCAAAACCTTCGCCTAAAGCAGTTTGGATTGAAGGACACTGGAAATGGAACGCCAGAAGAGCGGATTTCGTCTGGGTCAAAGGCTACTGGAAAGTTCCGCCAAAAGGCAAAGTTTGGGTCGCTGGTCATTGGGTCAAAAAACCCCACGGTTGGGTTTACGTAAAAGGTCATTGGAGAAAACGATAGACAAATGGGTCCTCCCTCCCCAATACTAATCAAATCATCTCCTCGTTCCTGATCGGGGCTCGCTTTTCGAGCCCTGATTTTTTTTGTTTTTTTATTTGTATTTATTCACAGTTTTCATTATCTTTAGCTGCAAATTCTTCTGTATCCTTGACAGGATATCCTGTTTCCCATGAATTGGATACCCCATCCTAAACCGACATAGAACCAAAAGAAAGGCGCGCTCATGAAAACAATCATTGAACCTTTCAAGATCAAAATGATCGAATCGATTAAAATGACGACGCGCGAGCAGCGCGAAAAAATAATCAAGAAAGCGGGTCATAATTTATTTCTCATCGACGCCGAAAATATCATCATCGACCTGCTCACAGACAGCGGGACCGCGG comes from Calditrichota bacterium and encodes:
- the ubiA gene encoding UbiA family prenyltransferase — protein: MDQKVKEYFRLTRPLNVFIGMLSIFLGAFVTGTIQPLWRVLLASLSGGLIAAAANAINDYFDVEIDRINKPNRPIASGKMSRKQARTFSHILFYAGILISIFVNWKALIVAVFSSLLLYQYSARLKRTILWGNLSVSLVSALAFIYGGIAVNRLEIALIPAIFSFFYHLGREIIKDTEDIVGDEADGIVTFPIKYGVQKALALSSGIYLFLIALTLVPYFFHIFGIYYLIIVLAVVDLVVLLVLFFIWRDRSQKNLSRLSLILKLNMFAGLIAIYCGQF
- a CDS encoding glycosyltransferase family 4 protein, translating into MNIGIIIGRFGDIDGVSLETLKWIDVLQRFGHEIFVLSGNFSTHVQNNIHRTLYPPLAFSSPECEWEQKRAFFFPDDEPDELLDHLERASDAIAIEIFKWIMKNKIDMILPENASALPCHLSMGIGIRKVVEHTGIKTVCHDHDFSWERDDRYRSPHREVNEIIHKTFPLQMPHARHAVINSHSKNYLGQHFHIDSIVVPNVMDFNIPYGQSDDYNNDLLEQFGLQKDDIPLLQVTRIVKRKGIEIALDLIDSMEDKKVKLIVTGSFADDERLGYFRQLLDIIDKRKLQRQVIFGRRRIHTYRGRSKSGEKIYSISDAYAHAVACTYFSLYEGFGNAFVECVAAKKPIFVNNYKPVYWPEIGSKGFKTVMIEDGILTDQAVREINKIIHNPKLAREIAEHNFALGKKYFSYEVLEQKLFYLFSSF
- a CDS encoding BcpO-related WXXGXW repeat protein; translation: MKRILSLSILSIFLMIQISACAPRVVHVSRRPPAKKIVVVKKAKPSPKAVWIEGHWKWNARRADFVWVKGYWKVPPKGKVWVAGHWVKKPHGWVYVKGHWRKR
- a CDS encoding response regulator, with translation MAKSTKKGESSALLKQECKQLKQTLESVYFSNMETNNSLAIILAAAEFLIDNPDAKPAESNLNLRIIVNAVQRIKIILQNSEQLLEPFASQTTEETRPIRLQKFKKPINVLVVDDDPQFRHLLDKALEKVGYTVMTAVDGVEAFDLFQKNRFDLVITDVLMPNVDGIELVKSLKNENPWVPVILISGFEEESTIRKKLKRDDIYFLKKPFSLHDLERVIEKILNL